The following proteins are encoded in a genomic region of Desulfatiglans anilini DSM 4660:
- a CDS encoding vWA domain-containing protein, giving the protein MFQSSVHDALRSIGCLSLDRDVFAAALRTNLCTNQLEWSQFGELFDRFWQDIEADEAPPPEPAPAHGARDEGVDGSSPPDQPEQDLPAEKVVKSRKPEPSQEWMEGRTYSPISKIGKKDLSRFEQTEIPVARLALKRLMEPFRIERTRRPKAAPKHGRLDFRRIMRRSLKYEGMPVELFFRRKKQRLKRLVILADVSGSMDKYARFIMPFLLGLRGIGSKAEVFVFSTVLQSITFVVKHLSIEKAIQRMSEEMPEWSGGTRIGYSLHQFNTTQGMRMLNRRTVILILSDGWDLGGKTLLEKEMKILHRKAYTVIWLNPLAGDPGYQPVCRGMQAALPYIHHFMPATSLQDLNQVGHLLSRVMVH; this is encoded by the coding sequence ATGTTTCAGAGCAGCGTTCACGATGCGCTGCGGAGCATCGGCTGCCTGAGCCTGGACAGGGACGTTTTCGCGGCCGCCCTGCGGACCAATCTCTGCACCAATCAACTCGAGTGGAGCCAGTTCGGAGAACTCTTCGACCGGTTCTGGCAGGACATCGAGGCCGACGAGGCACCCCCGCCGGAGCCGGCGCCGGCGCACGGCGCACGGGACGAGGGCGTAGACGGCTCGTCGCCCCCGGATCAACCCGAGCAGGACCTGCCGGCCGAAAAGGTCGTGAAATCGAGGAAGCCGGAGCCTTCTCAGGAGTGGATGGAAGGGCGGACCTACAGTCCGATCTCCAAGATCGGCAAGAAGGACCTGTCGCGTTTCGAGCAGACGGAGATCCCGGTGGCGAGGCTGGCCCTCAAACGGCTGATGGAGCCCTTCCGGATCGAGCGGACCCGCAGGCCCAAAGCCGCCCCGAAGCACGGCAGGCTGGACTTCAGGCGGATCATGCGCCGAAGCCTCAAATACGAAGGGATGCCGGTCGAGCTCTTCTTCCGCCGCAAGAAGCAGCGCCTCAAGCGGCTCGTCATCCTGGCCGACGTGAGCGGGTCGATGGACAAATACGCCCGTTTCATCATGCCCTTTCTGCTCGGTCTGCGCGGGATCGGCTCCAAGGCCGAGGTGTTCGTCTTTTCCACGGTGCTGCAGTCGATCACCTTCGTTGTCAAGCACCTGAGCATCGAAAAGGCGATCCAGCGCATGTCGGAAGAGATGCCCGAATGGTCCGGGGGGACCCGCATCGGCTACAGCTTGCACCAATTCAACACCACGCAGGGCATGCGGATGCTGAACCGGCGCACGGTCATCCTCATTCTGAGCGACGGGTGGGATCTCGGCGGCAAGACCCTCCTCGAAAAGGAGATGAAGATCCTTCACCGGAAGGCTTACACCGTCATCTGGCTCAATCCGCTGGCCGGAGACCCCGGCTACCAGCCCGTCTGCCGGGGGATGCAGGCGGCGCTGCCCTACATCCACCACTTCATGCCGGCCACGAGCCTACAGGACCTGAACCAGGTCGGGCACCTCCTCTCACGCGTCATGGTCCACTGA
- a CDS encoding single-stranded DNA-binding protein — MAGVNKVILVGRLGRDPEIRYTTGGDAVATLSLATSDEWKDKNTGERQERTEWHRVILWRRLAEISGEYLKKGSQIYIEGKLQTRSWEDRDGNKRYTTEIVAQNMQMLDSPAGGGRPSAPDKPPFPDEAPGSMPEDDIPF, encoded by the coding sequence ATGGCGGGAGTCAACAAAGTCATTCTGGTCGGTCGACTGGGAAGGGATCCTGAGATCCGCTACACGACGGGCGGTGATGCCGTGGCCACCTTGAGCCTGGCCACCTCAGACGAGTGGAAAGACAAGAACACCGGGGAAAGGCAGGAAAGGACCGAGTGGCATCGTGTCATCTTGTGGCGCCGGCTCGCTGAAATCAGCGGGGAATATCTCAAAAAGGGCAGCCAGATCTACATCGAAGGCAAACTGCAGACGCGATCCTGGGAAGACCGCGACGGCAACAAACGCTACACCACTGAGATCGTTGCCCAGAACATGCAGATGCTCGACTCTCCCGCCGGCGGAGGCCGCCCGAGCGCCCCGGACAAACCGCCGTTCCCGGATGAGGCGCCCGGTTCCATGCCCGAAGACGACATCCCGTTCTAG
- the sucC gene encoding ADP-forming succinate--CoA ligase subunit beta has product MKIHEYQAKEIFRGAGIPVPDGVVANSPEEAAEAVRRVKGPPWVVKAQVHAGGRGQGGGVKVVRSPEEAGAAAEKILGAPLVTRQTGPQGVRVNQVLVEGGVDIDRELYLGMVIDRATASPTMIFSPSGGMDIEVVASEAPEHIFEEAVDPATGWMPFQGRNLAYALDPLPEPAALKGLMQVMQKVYEIFLAHDCSLVEINPLVITRDGKVVALDAKLTIDDNALFRQKTMLELDDPREKDPLELIAEKHHLNYIRLDGNVGAMVNGAGLAMATMDVIKMAGAEPANFLDVGGGATEEMITRGFEIILSDDRVKAILINIFGGILRCDVLARGVVAAARKTSIGVPLIVRLEGTNVEEGRAILRASDLKFLVAHNLAEAAELVSRNLS; this is encoded by the coding sequence GAAGGGCCCCCCCTGGGTGGTCAAGGCCCAGGTGCATGCCGGCGGGCGGGGGCAGGGGGGGGGCGTCAAGGTGGTCCGGAGTCCGGAGGAGGCGGGGGCGGCCGCGGAAAAGATCCTTGGGGCGCCGCTCGTCACCAGGCAGACGGGCCCCCAGGGGGTGCGCGTGAACCAGGTTCTGGTCGAAGGCGGGGTGGACATCGACCGGGAGCTTTACCTCGGGATGGTGATCGATCGGGCGACTGCCAGCCCGACCATGATCTTCAGTCCTTCAGGGGGGATGGACATCGAGGTGGTGGCGTCGGAGGCCCCGGAGCACATCTTCGAAGAGGCCGTCGATCCCGCGACGGGGTGGATGCCGTTCCAGGGCCGCAACCTGGCCTACGCCCTGGATCCGCTGCCCGAGCCCGCGGCATTGAAGGGCTTGATGCAGGTGATGCAGAAGGTCTACGAGATCTTTTTGGCCCATGACTGCTCTCTGGTCGAGATCAATCCGCTGGTGATCACCCGCGACGGGAAGGTTGTGGCGCTCGACGCCAAGTTGACGATCGACGACAACGCCCTTTTCAGACAGAAAACCATGCTCGAGTTGGACGATCCGCGGGAAAAGGATCCGCTCGAGTTGATCGCCGAGAAGCACCACCTCAATTACATCCGCCTCGACGGCAACGTGGGGGCGATGGTCAACGGCGCCGGGCTGGCGATGGCGACCATGGACGTGATCAAAATGGCCGGAGCCGAGCCGGCCAATTTCCTGGATGTGGGAGGCGGGGCCACGGAGGAGATGATTACCCGGGGGTTCGAGATCATCCTGTCGGATGACCGGGTCAAGGCGATCCTGATCAATATCTTCGGAGGGATCCTGCGCTGCGATGTCCTCGCCAGGGGCGTCGTCGCCGCGGCCCGCAAGACCAGCATCGGGGTCCCTCTGATCGTGCGCCTCGAGGGCACGAATGTGGAAGAGGGGCGGGCCATCCTGAGGGCGTCGGACCTGAAGTTCCTGGTGGCCCACAATCTGGCGGAGGCGGCTGAACTCGTATCCAGAAACCTTTCCTGA
- a CDS encoding ribonuclease J: MVKVIPLGGLGEIGLNMMLFEADETILVVDCGLMFPDEHMPGVDLVIPSFAYLEDKRERVKAVILTHGHEDHIGAMPFFLRDFEVPVYGTRFTLALLEEKLKEHHLPGKVDLREVRAGDLTEVPPFKVEYISVSHSIVDGVGLAIQTPEGLLIHSGDFRIDPTPVDSQFTDLVRFAHHGESGVLAFFSDSTNAEKEGSTLSEREVTRTIEEIFRQAKGRIIVAAFASNITRIQQVILLALKYGRRIVFNGKSMTTNVMIARRLGFIDMPDDLEISERQIAQFADDKITVLTTGTQGEPMSALARMAQGAHRTIQIKPGDTVVLSSRFIPGNERAITNIINRLYRLGADVIYEKVSEIHTSGHARQEELKTMLSLVRPRYLVPVHGEYRHLIKHARLAVEMGMSPEQTLVVEDGAVLACKGGRVGVQGQVETGRIMVDGKGVGDVAEMVLRDRRRLSGHGMVIVLLAIDAQTGEPVYGPDILSRGFVLQDQGGYILQEARELVREVTEELAASAPPVNWSDVEEEIERRLRRFFYKSIERNPLVLPLIISV; encoded by the coding sequence ATGGTGAAGGTGATCCCTTTGGGGGGGTTGGGCGAGATCGGCTTGAACATGATGCTCTTCGAGGCCGATGAGACCATTCTGGTGGTGGACTGCGGCTTGATGTTCCCGGATGAGCATATGCCGGGGGTCGATCTGGTGATCCCCAGCTTCGCGTACCTCGAGGACAAGCGGGAGCGGGTCAAGGCGGTGATCCTGACGCATGGCCATGAGGACCACATCGGCGCCATGCCCTTCTTCCTCCGCGACTTCGAGGTCCCCGTCTACGGAACGCGTTTCACCCTCGCCCTCCTGGAGGAAAAGCTGAAGGAACATCACCTTCCGGGAAAGGTGGATCTCAGGGAGGTCCGGGCCGGAGATCTGACCGAGGTGCCCCCCTTCAAGGTCGAATATATCTCTGTCAGCCACAGCATTGTCGATGGTGTGGGGCTTGCCATTCAAACCCCGGAGGGATTGCTCATTCACTCGGGCGATTTCAGGATCGATCCGACCCCCGTCGACAGCCAGTTCACCGACCTGGTGCGTTTTGCGCACCATGGTGAAAGCGGGGTGCTCGCATTCTTTTCGGATTCCACCAATGCCGAGAAGGAGGGCTCTACGCTAAGCGAGCGGGAGGTGACCCGGACGATCGAGGAGATATTCCGTCAGGCGAAGGGAAGGATCATCGTTGCGGCCTTCGCATCGAACATCACCCGCATCCAGCAGGTGATCCTGCTTGCCCTGAAATACGGCCGCCGCATCGTATTCAACGGCAAGAGCATGACGACCAATGTCATGATCGCAAGAAGGCTCGGTTTCATCGACATGCCGGATGACCTCGAGATCAGCGAACGTCAGATCGCCCAGTTTGCTGACGACAAAATTACGGTGCTCACGACCGGCACGCAGGGGGAGCCCATGTCGGCCCTGGCGCGGATGGCGCAGGGCGCCCACCGCACGATCCAGATCAAACCGGGCGACACGGTGGTGCTCTCCTCGCGGTTCATCCCCGGAAACGAGCGGGCCATCACGAACATCATCAACCGCCTCTACCGGCTGGGGGCCGATGTCATCTACGAGAAGGTCTCCGAGATCCACACCTCCGGCCATGCCCGGCAGGAGGAACTGAAGACGATGTTGAGCCTCGTGAGGCCGCGCTATCTCGTGCCGGTCCACGGGGAATACCGCCACCTGATCAAACACGCCCGCCTGGCTGTGGAGATGGGGATGTCCCCCGAACAGACCCTGGTCGTCGAAGACGGCGCCGTCCTGGCCTGCAAGGGCGGACGGGTGGGTGTTCAGGGGCAGGTGGAGACCGGCCGCATCATGGTGGACGGCAAGGGCGTCGGAGACGTGGCCGAGATGGTGTTGAGAGACCGGAGGCGGCTGAGCGGCCACGGCATGGTGATCGTTCTGCTCGCGATCGACGCGCAGACCGGCGAGCCGGTCTACGGACCGGATATCCTTTCGCGCGGCTTCGTCCTGCAGGATCAGGGCGGCTACATCCTTCAGGAGGCCAGGGAACTGGTGCGCGAAGTCACCGAGGAACTGGCCGCATCCGCTCCGCCCGTCAACTGGAGTGATGTCGAAGAGGAGATCGAGAGGCGGCTCAGGCGCTTTTTCTACAAATCCATCGAGCGCAATCCTCTGGTGCTGCCGCTGATCATCTCCGTATGA
- a CDS encoding twin-arginine translocase TatA/TatE family subunit, producing the protein MFGIGMPELIIILIIILIIFGAGKLPEIGSGIGKGIKNFKKATHEAQEEIDAPADQEKEDKGKS; encoded by the coding sequence ATGTTTGGCATCGGCATGCCCGAACTGATCATCATCCTGATCATCATCCTGATCATCTTCGGGGCGGGAAAGCTCCCCGAGATCGGCAGCGGTATCGGCAAGGGGATCAAGAATTTCAAGAAGGCGACGCACGAAGCACAGGAAGAGATCGATGCCCCCGCGGATCAGGAGAAGGAAGACAAGGGCAAATCCTGA
- a CDS encoding LolA family protein: protein MVKRWLAVCLMLMVAMPGVSVLAEDEPELGALFDGIRERYGSLSGLTMPYTREVVTRSMSMLGTKGGGDTASGRIFFKAPHFLRMEQASPRVELLVTDGGTIWWYVPDERVVHRHSADRFGQELRLLNDIFQGLLTVEERFAVSYGGTEGGYEQIVLRPDPPWEEIDHVLISVSPDYRIRKVAIHNMLGSVTTFTLDEPEPKTSFPEGFFRFTPPEGVRTVENGDQ, encoded by the coding sequence ATGGTGAAACGATGGTTGGCTGTATGTCTGATGTTGATGGTGGCCATGCCGGGGGTTTCGGTGCTGGCTGAGGACGAACCGGAGCTGGGGGCCCTTTTCGACGGTATCCGCGAACGCTACGGGTCTCTTTCCGGGTTGACGATGCCCTACACCAGAGAGGTCGTCACGCGGTCGATGAGCATGCTGGGCACCAAGGGCGGCGGCGACACCGCCTCGGGAAGGATCTTTTTCAAAGCGCCCCATTTTCTGCGGATGGAACAGGCGAGCCCAAGGGTGGAACTCCTCGTGACGGACGGCGGGACGATCTGGTGGTACGTCCCGGATGAGCGGGTGGTGCACCGGCACTCGGCCGATCGGTTCGGCCAGGAGCTGCGGCTGTTGAACGATATCTTCCAGGGGCTTCTGACGGTGGAGGAGCGGTTTGCCGTTTCCTACGGCGGGACGGAGGGCGGATACGAGCAGATCGTTCTGCGGCCGGACCCGCCCTGGGAGGAGATCGATCATGTCTTGATCAGCGTTTCGCCCGATTACAGGATCCGCAAGGTGGCTATCCACAACATGCTCGGGAGTGTGACCACCTTCACCCTCGATGAACCCGAACCGAAGACATCTTTCCCGGAGGGTTTTTTCCGCTTCACGCCGCCCGAAGGCGTCCGTACGGTGGAAAACGGGGATCAATGA
- a CDS encoding DNA translocase FtsK encodes MRAKDATEARPAGRTYSIKSEIKGLLLSCLTVFLGGSLLSYHPPDPLFWNVTGFSWKAGNLFGTAGAHLAGFCLTLAGFAALWLVLLLGVFSILAFKRRPMPPAWKTSAAVSVLIAATAVLMHLHFPGGVLVRGATVMSGGLAGMMGARLSIRFFNPTGAYILSLTVFVVAFMISTRLSLGWLCATLWAVVMRAVRRVSEGILKRRERRTRIRRTKTAHEQLKARRKVTIVDPPKPPKKAPEQEVFAFVQADGGFALPRLDLLNDPPERQDARIQKESLEMNARMLEKKLVDFGVEGEVVEILPGPVITLYEYKPAPGVKISKVAGLSDDLALALRAASIRIVAPIPGKAAIGIEIPNHQRELVCLKEILWSETFKETPYKLPIALGKDITGAPVIADLAKMPHLLVAGATGTGKSVSINTIVNSLLFKMMPETVRFLMIDPKRIELSVYQDIPHLLHPVVTQPKEATKALRWAVREMERRYMLLSDRGVRNIQTYNAKVLKEKAPPTEGEGAGEGASQVLPYIILVIDELADLMMVSSKEVEDAIARLAQMSRAAGIHLIIATQRPSVDVLTGVIKANFPARISFQVSSKVDSRTILDRMGAETLLGDGDMLFLPPGVGRLTRIHGAYVSEEEVQRVTDFLRGQRKPQYDESVLAEVAQDEEAAEEDAELDEKYDEAVALVLQTGQASISMVQRRLRVGYNRAARMIEAMEKQGIVGPSDGVRPREVYGDR; translated from the coding sequence GTGAGAGCGAAAGATGCGACAGAGGCGAGACCGGCCGGGCGAACCTATTCCATCAAGAGCGAGATCAAAGGTCTCCTGCTTTCCTGCCTGACGGTTTTTTTGGGCGGGAGTCTGTTGAGCTACCACCCGCCGGATCCTCTTTTCTGGAATGTAACGGGTTTTTCGTGGAAGGCCGGCAATCTCTTCGGCACGGCAGGGGCGCACCTGGCCGGTTTTTGTCTGACCTTGGCAGGTTTTGCGGCCCTGTGGCTGGTGCTGCTGCTGGGGGTGTTTTCCATCCTGGCCTTCAAGCGCCGTCCGATGCCCCCTGCATGGAAGACCTCAGCGGCTGTCTCGGTGCTGATCGCCGCGACCGCCGTGCTGATGCACCTGCACTTCCCCGGCGGCGTCCTGGTCCGCGGTGCGACGGTCATGAGCGGGGGCTTGGCCGGCATGATGGGGGCGCGCCTGAGCATCCGGTTTTTCAATCCGACCGGCGCCTACATCCTGAGCCTGACGGTGTTTGTCGTCGCGTTCATGATCTCGACCCGTTTGTCGCTGGGCTGGCTGTGCGCCACCCTCTGGGCCGTCGTCATGCGGGCAGTCCGAAGGGTCTCGGAGGGGATCCTCAAACGCCGTGAACGCAGGACCCGCATCCGCAGGACGAAAACCGCGCACGAGCAGCTCAAGGCCCGGCGGAAGGTCACGATCGTGGATCCGCCGAAGCCCCCGAAAAAGGCCCCCGAGCAGGAGGTCTTCGCGTTCGTGCAGGCGGACGGCGGCTTCGCGCTCCCCCGCCTCGATCTGCTGAACGATCCGCCGGAGAGGCAGGATGCCCGGATCCAGAAAGAAAGCCTCGAAATGAACGCCCGGATGCTGGAAAAAAAGCTGGTGGATTTCGGGGTGGAGGGCGAGGTCGTGGAGATCCTGCCCGGGCCCGTGATTACGCTCTATGAGTACAAACCGGCGCCCGGCGTCAAGATCAGCAAGGTGGCCGGCCTTTCGGACGACCTGGCGCTCGCGCTGCGGGCCGCGAGCATCCGGATCGTGGCCCCGATCCCCGGCAAGGCCGCCATCGGGATCGAGATTCCCAATCATCAGCGCGAACTGGTGTGCCTGAAGGAGATCCTGTGGAGCGAGACCTTCAAGGAGACCCCCTACAAACTCCCGATCGCGCTCGGCAAGGACATCACCGGAGCGCCGGTGATCGCCGATCTCGCCAAGATGCCGCACCTGCTGGTCGCCGGGGCGACCGGCACGGGAAAGAGCGTGTCGATCAACACCATCGTCAACAGCCTGCTCTTCAAGATGATGCCGGAGACTGTCCGGTTTCTGATGATCGACCCGAAGCGGATCGAGCTGTCCGTCTACCAGGACATCCCGCACCTCCTCCACCCCGTCGTGACCCAGCCGAAGGAGGCTACGAAGGCTTTGCGGTGGGCGGTGCGGGAGATGGAGCGGCGGTACATGCTGCTTTCGGACCGAGGGGTCCGGAATATTCAGACTTACAACGCCAAAGTGCTGAAGGAAAAGGCCCCCCCGACTGAGGGCGAGGGGGCCGGCGAGGGCGCGTCGCAGGTGCTGCCCTACATCATCCTGGTCATCGACGAACTCGCCGACCTGATGATGGTCTCGTCGAAGGAGGTCGAGGACGCCATCGCCCGGCTGGCCCAGATGTCGCGGGCGGCCGGGATCCACCTGATCATCGCTACGCAGAGGCCGTCCGTGGATGTCCTGACCGGCGTCATCAAGGCCAACTTCCCGGCCCGGATCTCGTTCCAGGTCTCCTCCAAGGTGGACTCCCGGACGATCCTGGACCGCATGGGGGCCGAGACCCTCCTCGGGGACGGCGACATGCTGTTCCTGCCGCCCGGGGTGGGGCGTTTGACCCGCATCCACGGCGCCTACGTTTCGGAGGAGGAGGTTCAGCGGGTCACGGATTTCCTGCGGGGGCAGCGCAAGCCTCAGTATGATGAATCCGTCCTGGCGGAGGTGGCCCAGGATGAGGAGGCTGCCGAAGAGGATGCCGAACTCGACGAAAAATACGATGAAGCGGTCGCCCTGGTCCTGCAGACCGGCCAGGCCTCGATTTCCATGGTGCAACGGAGGCTCCGGGTCGGTTATAATCGTGCTGCCCGGATGATCGAGGCCATGGAGAAGCAGGGGATCGTCGGTCCGTCGGACGGCGTTCGTCCGCGTGAGGTTTACGGCGACCGTTAG
- the sucD gene encoding succinate--CoA ligase subunit alpha, translating into MSIWVDETSRVVVQGITGKEGTFHTERMIDYGTVVAAGVTPGKGGGKAVRGVPVFHSVAKAVAEEGVDVSCIFVPPPFAADAVMEAAAAEVRVIVCITEGIPVLDMVRVAHFLRGRDCVLIGPNCPGIISPGKTKVGIMPGDIHRRGPIAVLSRSGTLTYEVVEQLTRAGLGQSTCIGIGGDPIVGTCFIDHLERLKDDPETKGVVLIGEIGGTAEEEAARYVAACFPKPVIAFIAGRTAPPGRRMGHAGAIISGGRGKAQDKIDALEQAGVTVAHDLGRLGQTALEVMGAAGVLPNLA; encoded by the coding sequence ATGAGCATATGGGTGGATGAAACCAGTCGGGTAGTGGTCCAGGGGATCACAGGCAAAGAAGGCACCTTTCATACGGAGCGGATGATCGATTACGGCACGGTGGTGGCCGCGGGCGTGACCCCGGGCAAGGGGGGCGGCAAAGCGGTGCGCGGCGTGCCGGTTTTCCACTCCGTCGCCAAAGCGGTGGCGGAGGAGGGTGTCGATGTCTCCTGCATCTTCGTTCCGCCTCCCTTTGCGGCTGATGCGGTGATGGAGGCTGCGGCGGCGGAGGTGCGGGTGATCGTTTGCATCACCGAGGGGATTCCGGTGCTCGACATGGTGCGCGTCGCGCATTTTCTGCGCGGTAGGGACTGCGTCCTGATCGGGCCGAACTGCCCCGGCATCATTTCACCGGGCAAGACCAAGGTGGGGATCATGCCGGGGGATATCCACAGGCGCGGGCCGATAGCGGTCCTCTCCCGAAGCGGGACCCTGACATACGAGGTCGTCGAGCAACTCACGCGGGCGGGGTTGGGGCAGTCGACCTGCATCGGGATCGGCGGGGACCCCATCGTCGGGACCTGCTTCATCGACCACCTGGAACGGCTGAAGGATGACCCGGAGACGAAGGGGGTCGTTCTGATCGGGGAGATCGGCGGGACGGCCGAGGAGGAGGCCGCCCGCTATGTGGCGGCATGCTTCCCCAAACCGGTGATCGCCTTCATCGCCGGCCGGACGGCGCCGCCGGGGAGGCGGATGGGGCATGCCGGCGCCATCATCTCCGGCGGGCGGGGAAAGGCGCAGGACAAGATCGACGCGCTCGAACAGGCCGGTGTAACGGTGGCACACGACCTCGGCCGCCTGGGGCAGACCGCCCTGGAGGTGATGGGTGCGGCCGGCGTCCTTCCGAACCTTGCTTGA